One Natrinema marinum genomic window carries:
- a CDS encoding metal-dependent transcriptional regulator has translation MNTADQYLKAIYLAQRIEDGPASTGTLADLLEVSPASVNEMIGKLEDRDLVDHEKYKGASLTDEGLERAHNALQTYCIIERFLANVLEVEEFRDEARALESVIDGTVAERLDTIIDRPDQCPDCFDPDADCCELLEVGGRAD, from the coding sequence ATGAACACTGCCGACCAATATCTCAAAGCGATCTACTTGGCTCAGCGCATCGAAGATGGCCCCGCATCGACCGGCACCCTCGCCGACCTACTCGAGGTGAGTCCGGCCAGTGTCAACGAAATGATCGGCAAACTCGAGGATCGAGACCTCGTCGACCACGAGAAGTACAAGGGAGCCAGCCTGACCGACGAGGGCCTCGAGCGCGCCCACAACGCGTTGCAGACCTACTGTATCATCGAGCGGTTCCTCGCGAACGTCCTCGAGGTCGAGGAGTTTCGTGACGAGGCCCGCGCGCTCGAAAGCGTTATCGACGGCACCGTCGCCGAACGGCTCGATACGATCATCGACCGCCCCGACCAGTGTCCTGACTGTTTCGACCCTGACGCAGACTGCTGTGAGCTGCTCGAGGTCGGCGGTCGCGCGGACTGA
- a CDS encoding ferritin-like domain-containing protein, giving the protein MSLGQRVSSDHQLTRLLQIGVVLEELVESRAAHHIESLPPEERAEFDEEVEELLAEAAAESADHRERLEALIDDLEAETVGYEEINALVDAQYGPPEDTDGVLYDQLANEETAYKFYDDLIQAIEASDAEFAVDRDRLLETLYAIREEEKEGVEEVTEIMEHRA; this is encoded by the coding sequence ATGAGTCTGGGACAGCGCGTCTCGAGCGACCACCAGCTGACCCGATTGCTCCAGATCGGCGTCGTGCTGGAGGAACTCGTCGAGTCACGCGCCGCCCACCACATCGAGTCCCTGCCCCCCGAAGAGCGGGCGGAGTTCGACGAGGAGGTGGAGGAGTTGCTCGCCGAGGCCGCCGCCGAGTCGGCCGACCACCGCGAGCGACTCGAGGCGCTGATCGACGATCTCGAGGCCGAAACGGTCGGTTACGAGGAGATCAATGCGCTGGTCGACGCCCAGTACGGGCCACCGGAGGACACGGACGGCGTCCTCTACGACCAGTTAGCGAACGAGGAGACGGCGTACAAGTTCTACGACGACCTGATTCAAGCGATCGAGGCATCCGACGCCGAATTCGCGGTCGATCGCGACCGCCTGCTCGAAACGCTGTACGCGATTCGGGAGGAGGAAAAAGAGGGCGTCGAGGAAGTGACCGAGATCATGGAACACAGAGCATGA
- the sufD gene encoding Fe-S cluster assembly protein SufD, with the protein MSAGTQVHANLTEAQVREISEGLDEPDWLTETRLEALAALEDLDMPDVIRTPGRDWTNLHELDFESLVDPLNAAEDKDQVGPEDAEVLPWAEAVQEHEELLKEHFGSIVDPQENYLTALSTALFSTGTVIYVPEGVDAEDVTVRTEQNSRSLFNYTLVVTEESSSVTILERQSTGAEQDEQYYSGIVEVAAGENSYVQYGSLQNLSEEAYNFTVKRGVADTYATIDWIEGNLGTQLTKTEVSTTLSGDSSETQIVGAFYGHNDQHFDLDAKVWHRAEHTTADLVTRGVTDDVARSVYEGVQDVGKDAWDTSSYQRENTLMLSDESEADASPKLIINNHDTEASHSATVGQIDQEDLLYMTSRGVNPRAARNMLVEGFFVPVLEEIDVDELRDDLQELIGARLRQRE; encoded by the coding sequence ATGAGCGCCGGAACACAGGTACACGCCAATCTGACGGAAGCACAGGTACGCGAGATCAGCGAGGGACTCGACGAGCCCGACTGGCTCACGGAAACGCGTCTCGAGGCGCTCGCGGCGCTCGAGGACCTCGACATGCCGGACGTGATCCGGACGCCGGGCCGAGACTGGACGAACCTCCACGAACTGGACTTCGAGTCGCTCGTGGACCCGCTGAACGCGGCCGAGGACAAAGACCAGGTCGGCCCCGAGGACGCGGAGGTCCTCCCGTGGGCCGAGGCGGTCCAAGAGCACGAGGAGCTCCTCAAGGAGCACTTCGGCTCCATCGTCGATCCGCAGGAGAACTACCTGACGGCGCTGTCGACCGCACTCTTCAGCACCGGGACGGTCATCTACGTCCCCGAGGGCGTCGACGCCGAAGACGTCACCGTCCGCACCGAGCAGAACTCCCGCTCGCTGTTCAACTACACGCTCGTCGTCACCGAGGAGTCGTCCTCGGTCACGATCCTCGAGCGCCAGTCGACCGGCGCCGAACAGGACGAGCAGTACTACAGCGGCATCGTCGAGGTCGCCGCCGGTGAGAACAGCTACGTCCAGTACGGTAGCCTCCAGAACCTCTCGGAGGAGGCCTACAACTTCACCGTCAAGCGCGGCGTCGCCGACACCTACGCCACTATCGACTGGATCGAGGGCAACCTCGGCACCCAGCTGACGAAGACCGAAGTCTCGACGACGCTCAGCGGCGACTCGTCGGAAACGCAGATCGTCGGGGCCTTCTACGGCCACAACGACCAGCACTTCGACCTCGACGCGAAGGTCTGGCACCGGGCAGAGCACACGACGGCCGACCTCGTCACCCGCGGCGTCACCGACGACGTGGCCCGCTCGGTCTACGAGGGCGTTCAGGACGTCGGAAAGGACGCCTGGGACACCAGCTCCTACCAGCGTGAAAACACGCTGATGCTCTCCGACGAGAGCGAGGCCGACGCCTCCCCGAAGCTGATCATCAACAACCACGACACCGAGGCGAGCCACTCCGCGACGGTCGGCCAGATCGACCAGGAGGACCTGCTCTATATGACCTCCCGCGGCGTCAACCCGCGTGCCGCGCGTAACATGCTCGTCGAGGGCTTCTTCGTGCCGGTCTTAGAGGAGATCGACGTCGACGAACTCCGCGACGACCTGCAAGAACTGATCGGCGCTCGGCTGCGCCAGCGCGAATAG
- the sufB gene encoding Fe-S cluster assembly protein SufB, producing MSSDQDHLKETDTEARFEFKKEQNAAVKSDKGLTEEVIRMISEDKDEPEWMLERRLRALKQYHNMPMPSDWPGMPDLSQLDVEEIIPYIRPDVDKREGVDDWTELPDEIKDTFDKLGIPEAEKNALSGVGAQYESEVVYQNMQEQWEEKGVIFMNMDRAVQEHPELVKEHFMTTCVPPSDNKFAALHGAVWSGGSFVYVPEGVTVEMPVQAYFRMNSEGMGQFEHTLIIAEEGSEVHYIEGCSAPKYGTHNLHSGGVEVFVGEDAHVQYSTVQNWSKNTFNLNTKRAICEENGTMEWVSGSMGSKATMLYPCTILKGRGATDTHITIAFAGEGQDIDTGAKVYHNAPDTSSTIESKSISKDGGRTNYRGLVHIADGAENSSTAVECDALMFDNESTSDTMPYMEIEESKVDVAHEATVGKIGDEDIFYLQSRGLDDDDAKKMIVAGFIEPITEELPIEYAVELNRLIELEMEGSLG from the coding sequence ATGAGTTCCGATCAAGACCATCTCAAAGAGACCGACACCGAGGCCCGGTTCGAGTTCAAGAAAGAGCAAAACGCCGCGGTCAAATCCGACAAGGGCCTGACCGAGGAGGTCATCCGCATGATCTCCGAGGACAAAGACGAGCCCGAGTGGATGTTAGAGCGCCGCCTGCGCGCGCTCAAGCAGTACCACAACATGCCGATGCCGTCGGACTGGCCCGGCATGCCCGACCTCTCCCAACTGGACGTCGAGGAGATCATCCCCTACATCCGTCCGGACGTCGACAAGCGCGAAGGCGTCGACGACTGGACGGAGCTGCCCGACGAAATCAAAGACACCTTCGACAAACTGGGCATTCCGGAGGCCGAGAAGAACGCGCTCTCCGGCGTCGGCGCCCAGTACGAGTCCGAGGTCGTCTACCAGAACATGCAAGAACAGTGGGAGGAGAAGGGGGTCATCTTCATGAACATGGACCGCGCGGTCCAGGAGCACCCCGAACTCGTCAAAGAGCACTTCATGACGACCTGCGTGCCGCCGAGCGACAACAAGTTCGCCGCGCTGCACGGAGCCGTCTGGTCCGGCGGGTCGTTCGTCTACGTCCCCGAGGGCGTCACCGTCGAGATGCCCGTGCAGGCCTACTTCCGGATGAACTCCGAGGGGATGGGCCAGTTCGAGCACACTCTCATCATCGCTGAGGAGGGCTCCGAAGTCCACTACATCGAGGGCTGTTCCGCGCCCAAGTACGGCACCCACAACCTGCACTCGGGTGGCGTCGAAGTCTTCGTCGGCGAAGACGCACACGTCCAGTACTCGACCGTGCAGAACTGGTCGAAAAACACCTTCAACCTGAACACCAAGCGCGCCATCTGCGAGGAGAACGGTACGATGGAGTGGGTCTCGGGCAGCATGGGCTCGAAGGCCACCATGCTCTACCCGTGTACGATCCTCAAAGGGCGCGGTGCGACCGACACCCACATCACCATCGCCTTCGCGGGCGAGGGTCAGGACATCGACACCGGCGCGAAGGTCTACCACAACGCGCCCGACACGAGTTCGACCATCGAGTCCAAATCGATCTCCAAAGACGGCGGCCGCACCAACTACCGCGGCCTCGTCCACATCGCCGACGGCGCCGAGAACTCCTCGACCGCCGTCGAGTGTGACGCGCTGATGTTCGACAACGAATCCACCTCGGACACCATGCCGTACATGGAGATCGAGGAGTCGAAGGTCGACGTCGCACACGAGGCGACCGTCGGCAAGATCGGCGACGAGGACATCTTCTACCTCCAGAGCCGCGGTCTGGACGACGACGACGCCAAGAAGATGATCGTCGCCGGCTTCATCGAGCCGATCACGGAGGAACTGCCGATCGAGTACGCCGTCGAACTCAACCGTCTCATCGAACTCGAGATGGAGGGAAGCCTCGGATAA
- a CDS encoding ABC transporter ATP-binding protein, translating into MARLELRNLHAEVAEGDEKILEGVDLEVKSGEIHALMGPNGSGKSTTAKVIAGHPAYEVTDGEVLLHLEEGEFGDEIEIDEDQRTWDLLDLEPNERAALGIFLGFQYPAEIEGVTMTNFLRTALNAKIEEREELFEDEESEEAEAEDDGFETSPMEGPADEGEVGVAEFQKILQEKMEQLDMDEKFAQRYLNAGFSGGEKKQNEVLQAAILEPSIAVLDEIDSGLDIDRLQDVSAGINALRDEQGTGILQITHYQRILDYVEPDHVHVMLDGQIAKSGGPELAEELEDKGYDWVREEVYGTA; encoded by the coding sequence ATGGCACGTCTCGAACTACGCAACCTGCACGCGGAAGTAGCGGAGGGCGACGAGAAAATTCTCGAGGGCGTCGATCTCGAGGTCAAATCCGGCGAGATCCACGCCCTGATGGGGCCGAACGGCTCCGGGAAGTCCACGACCGCGAAGGTCATCGCCGGCCACCCGGCCTACGAGGTCACCGACGGCGAGGTCCTGCTCCACCTCGAGGAGGGCGAGTTCGGCGACGAGATCGAGATCGACGAGGACCAGCGCACGTGGGACCTGCTCGATCTCGAGCCCAACGAGCGCGCCGCGCTCGGCATCTTCCTCGGCTTCCAGTATCCCGCCGAGATCGAGGGCGTCACGATGACGAACTTCCTCCGCACGGCGCTGAACGCCAAGATCGAGGAGCGCGAGGAGCTCTTCGAGGACGAGGAAAGCGAAGAAGCAGAGGCCGAGGACGACGGCTTCGAGACCTCGCCGATGGAAGGCCCCGCCGACGAGGGCGAGGTCGGCGTCGCCGAGTTCCAGAAGATCCTGCAAGAGAAGATGGAGCAACTGGACATGGACGAAAAGTTCGCCCAGCGCTACCTCAACGCCGGCTTCTCCGGCGGCGAGAAGAAACAGAACGAAGTGCTGCAGGCAGCCATCCTTGAGCCGTCGATCGCCGTGCTCGACGAGATCGACTCCGGGCTCGACATCGACCGGCTGCAGGACGTCTCCGCCGGTATCAACGCGCTTCGCGACGAGCAGGGCACCGGCATCCTGCAGATCACCCACTACCAGCGCATCCTCGATTACGTCGAGCCCGATCACGTCCACGTGATGCTCGACGGCCAGATCGCCAAGAGCGGCGGTCCGGAGCTCGCAGAAGAGCTCGAGGACAAGGGGTACGACTGGGTCCGCGAGGAAGTCTACGGCACCGCGTAA
- a CDS encoding DNA-directed DNA polymerase → MTEAGQTGLADFGGEPDDADDRPDEEAVAIAGNGGSDAAEVIDVLEETLPEAQGELELAVMQVDYTIAGYGDEERPIMHVFGRTPDGTLEHVQVVGFRPYFYAPTETLERTPEEQYDRLTGSREVGEDGEPYESIRGEKLTKIFGQTPRDVGQVRDEFEHYEADILFPNRFLIDKDIRSGFRVPERRADDDSLVVPHDEVEATPVDAEPRINTFDIEVDDRQGFPEDGEEPIVCLTSHDSYDDEYIMWLYEAPIGDGEIPTEITDYDPIEGEIDHEVRTFEEEEAMLEAFIEYVDETDPDILTGWNFEDFDAPYFLDRLEELGGPHHEYDLSIDRLSRVDEVWRSNWGGPDIKGRVVFDLLYGYQRMVFSELDSYRLDAVGEAELGVGKERYAGDIGDLWEGDPTQLLAYNLRDVELCVELDRQQEIIPFWGEVRSFVGCKLEDAPTPGDAVDMYVLHEAHGRFALPSKGQQEAGEEYEGGAVFEPITGVKENVTVLDLKSLYPMCMTTINASPETKVDPDEYDGETYVAPTEPEPIHFRKEPDGVMREMITELLAEREEKKELRNEHEPGSLEYEQYDRQQGAVKVIMNSLYGVSGWEQFRLYDKEAASAITATGREVIEFTETAATELNYQVTYGDTDSVMLELGPDVSTEDAIEQSFAIEEHINGRYNDFAREDLNADSHRFQIEFEKLYRRFFQAGKKKRYAGHIVWKEGKDVDDIDIVGFEYQRSDIASITKEVQHRVIEMIVREGDIEGAKEYVNGVIEDVRTGDISLEEIAIPGGIGKRLDNYDTDTAQVRGAKYANLLLGTNFQRGSKPKRLYLDRVDPTFFERLEDEEGFDARTDPLYGAFKRDPDVICFEYEDQIPDEFEVDYDTMLEKTLKGPIERILEALDVSWNEVKSGQEQKGLDSFM, encoded by the coding sequence ATGACTGAGGCGGGCCAGACCGGACTTGCGGACTTCGGCGGCGAGCCCGACGATGCCGACGACCGGCCGGACGAGGAGGCCGTCGCCATCGCCGGCAACGGCGGCTCCGACGCCGCGGAGGTGATCGACGTCCTCGAGGAGACACTCCCCGAGGCCCAGGGCGAACTCGAACTCGCCGTGATGCAGGTCGACTACACCATCGCCGGCTACGGCGACGAGGAGCGACCGATCATGCACGTCTTCGGGCGCACGCCCGACGGCACCCTCGAGCACGTGCAGGTCGTCGGCTTCCGGCCGTACTTCTACGCGCCGACGGAAACGCTCGAGCGGACGCCAGAAGAACAGTACGACCGGCTAACCGGCAGCCGTGAGGTCGGCGAGGACGGCGAGCCCTACGAGAGCATCCGGGGCGAGAAGTTGACCAAGATCTTCGGCCAGACGCCCCGCGATGTCGGGCAGGTCCGCGACGAGTTCGAACACTACGAGGCCGACATCCTGTTTCCGAACCGGTTCCTGATCGACAAGGACATCCGCAGCGGCTTCCGCGTGCCAGAGCGCCGCGCGGACGACGACTCGCTGGTCGTCCCCCACGACGAGGTCGAGGCGACGCCGGTCGACGCCGAACCGCGCATCAACACGTTCGACATCGAGGTCGACGACCGCCAGGGCTTCCCGGAGGACGGCGAGGAGCCGATCGTCTGTCTGACCAGCCACGATTCGTACGACGACGAGTACATCATGTGGCTCTACGAAGCCCCGATCGGCGACGGCGAGATCCCGACCGAGATCACAGACTACGATCCGATCGAGGGCGAGATCGACCACGAGGTGCGGACCTTCGAGGAGGAAGAGGCGATGCTCGAGGCGTTCATCGAGTACGTCGACGAGACCGACCCCGACATCCTCACGGGCTGGAACTTCGAAGACTTCGACGCGCCGTACTTCCTCGATCGACTCGAGGAACTCGGCGGGCCACACCACGAGTACGACCTCTCGATCGACCGGCTCTCGCGTGTCGACGAGGTCTGGCGGAGCAACTGGGGCGGCCCCGACATCAAGGGTCGGGTCGTCTTCGACCTCCTCTATGGCTACCAGCGGATGGTTTTCTCCGAACTCGACTCCTACCGGCTCGACGCCGTCGGCGAGGCCGAGCTCGGCGTCGGCAAGGAACGGTACGCCGGCGACATCGGCGACCTCTGGGAGGGCGATCCGACCCAACTGCTCGCGTACAACCTGCGGGACGTGGAACTCTGCGTCGAACTCGACCGCCAGCAGGAGATCATCCCGTTCTGGGGCGAGGTGCGCTCGTTCGTCGGCTGCAAGTTAGAGGACGCCCCCACGCCCGGCGACGCGGTCGACATGTACGTCCTCCACGAGGCCCACGGCCGCTTCGCGCTCCCCTCGAAGGGCCAACAGGAGGCCGGCGAGGAGTACGAGGGCGGCGCCGTCTTCGAGCCGATCACGGGCGTCAAGGAGAACGTCACCGTGCTCGACCTGAAGTCGCTGTACCCCATGTGTATGACGACGATCAACGCCTCGCCAGAGACAAAAGTAGACCCCGACGAGTACGACGGTGAGACCTACGTCGCGCCCACGGAACCGGAGCCGATCCACTTCCGGAAGGAGCCCGACGGCGTCATGCGCGAGATGATCACGGAACTGCTCGCCGAGCGCGAGGAAAAGAAGGAGTTGCGCAACGAGCACGAGCCCGGAAGCCTCGAGTACGAGCAGTACGACCGCCAGCAGGGTGCGGTAAAGGTTATCATGAATTCGCTATACGGAGTGTCGGGTTGGGAACAATTCCGCCTATATGACAAAGAGGCAGCATCCGCAATCACGGCTACCGGGCGCGAAGTAATCGAATTTACGGAAACAGCTGCAACCGAACTCAACTATCAAGTAACGTATGGAGATACGGACAGCGTCATGCTCGAGCTCGGCCCCGACGTCTCGACGGAGGACGCCATCGAGCAGTCCTTCGCCATCGAGGAGCACATCAACGGCCGATATAACGATTTCGCGCGCGAAGACCTGAACGCGGATTCACACCGCTTCCAGATCGAGTTCGAGAAGCTCTACCGACGGTTCTTCCAGGCGGGCAAGAAGAAACGCTACGCCGGCCACATCGTCTGGAAGGAGGGGAAAGACGTCGACGACATCGACATCGTCGGCTTCGAGTACCAGCGCTCCGATATCGCCTCGATCACCAAGGAGGTTCAACACCGAGTCATCGAGATGATCGTCCGCGAAGGCGACATCGAAGGGGCAAAGGAGTACGTCAACGGCGTCATCGAAGACGTCCGGACGGGCGACATCTCCCTCGAGGAGATCGCCATTCCAGGCGGGATCGGCAAGCGACTCGACAACTACGACACCGACACGGCCCAAGTCCGCGGCGCGAAGTACGCCAACCTCCTGCTGGGGACCAACTTCCAGCGCGGGAGCAAGCCCAAGCGCCTCTACCTCGATCGGGTCGATCCGACCTTCTTCGAACGACTCGAGGACGAAGAGGGGTTCGACGCCCGCACCGACCCGCTCTACGGCGCGTTCAAGCGCGACCCGGACGTGATCTGCTTCGAGTACGAGGATCAGATCCCCGACGAGTTCGAGGTCGACTACGACACGATGCTCGAGAAGACGCTAAAGGGTCCGATCGAGCGCATTCTCGAGGCGCTGGACGTCTCCTGGAACGAAGTGAAAAGCGGCCAGGAGCAGAAAGGGCTGGACAGCTTCATGTGA
- a CDS encoding carboxylesterase/lipase family protein: MAIGTTSGVGSAFTGSGPEVTTENGPVVGEEVGDTNVFKGIPYAKQPVGDRRWRPPERPGEWEGTLDATEYGPACVQSGGLSGVTGGETEIRGSEACLNLNVWTPTDATPDEPRPVMVWIHGGGYTSGSNRYESRRLSEFGDVVVVTINYRLGPFGFFTHPDLLAENPRNVNQGYQDMQAALRWVQRNVRAFGGDPDNVTIFGESAGGNAVLTLMSDPATEGLFDRVICQSGPVVGDLYDREEATQNGVELATELGCSGSDPSECLRSKSPAEILNANASGSGQSTLDGPLGVTVDGEVIEKHPAKRFADGEFNDVPLITGGNADETQLFLLQTDVPSADAYESILRERYGEIADQVLETYPASAYETPKKALIDATTDATFLCADRLVAKWIDENGGTVYRYLFDDRPTYPLTALSLLADDVGAYHASELAYVFGGEVTQGDTTLARLGIKDKLLSRRMRDYWTTFAETGDPNSRLRPDWPQFSADGQEQVRLTEDWIIEQAGPKPECALWEPVYRQQIGL; encoded by the coding sequence ATGGCGATCGGCACCACCAGTGGAGTCGGCAGCGCATTCACGGGGTCCGGCCCCGAGGTGACGACCGAGAACGGACCGGTCGTCGGCGAAGAAGTCGGCGATACGAACGTGTTCAAAGGGATTCCGTACGCGAAACAGCCGGTCGGCGATCGCCGCTGGCGGCCACCGGAGAGGCCCGGCGAGTGGGAGGGGACGCTTGACGCGACCGAGTACGGCCCGGCCTGCGTCCAGAGCGGCGGCCTCTCGGGGGTTACCGGTGGCGAGACGGAGATTCGCGGGAGCGAGGCGTGTCTGAACCTGAACGTCTGGACACCGACCGACGCGACGCCGGACGAGCCGCGGCCGGTTATGGTCTGGATCCACGGCGGCGGCTATACGAGCGGGAGCAACCGGTACGAATCGCGACGGCTCTCCGAGTTCGGCGACGTGGTCGTCGTCACCATCAACTACCGCCTGGGACCGTTCGGCTTTTTCACCCACCCGGATCTCCTCGCGGAGAACCCACGAAACGTCAATCAGGGGTACCAAGACATGCAGGCGGCGCTGCGCTGGGTCCAGCGTAACGTCCGGGCGTTCGGCGGCGATCCAGACAACGTGACCATCTTCGGCGAGTCGGCCGGCGGAAACGCCGTCCTGACGCTGATGAGCGATCCGGCGACGGAAGGGTTGTTCGACCGCGTCATCTGTCAGAGCGGTCCCGTCGTCGGCGACCTCTACGACCGCGAGGAAGCAACACAGAACGGGGTCGAACTCGCGACGGAGCTGGGCTGTTCCGGGAGCGATCCGAGCGAGTGTCTGCGCTCGAAATCGCCTGCGGAGATCCTGAACGCGAACGCGTCCGGCTCCGGTCAGAGCACGTTGGACGGCCCGCTCGGCGTCACCGTCGACGGCGAGGTCATCGAGAAACACCCCGCGAAGCGGTTCGCCGACGGCGAGTTCAACGACGTGCCCCTGATCACGGGCGGCAACGCCGACGAAACGCAACTATTCCTCCTGCAGACCGACGTTCCGTCGGCCGATGCTTACGAGTCGATCCTCCGCGAGCGCTACGGCGAGATCGCCGATCAGGTCCTCGAGACCTACCCCGCATCTGCCTACGAGACGCCGAAGAAAGCGCTCATCGACGCGACGACCGACGCGACCTTCCTCTGTGCCGACCGACTGGTCGCGAAGTGGATCGACGAGAACGGCGGTACCGTCTACCGCTACCTGTTCGACGATAGGCCGACGTACCCGCTCACGGCGCTGTCGCTGCTCGCCGACGACGTGGGCGCCTACCACGCGTCGGAACTCGCCTACGTCTTCGGCGGCGAGGTCACGCAGGGCGATACGACGCTGGCACGACTCGGTATCAAGGATAAACTCCTCTCACGGCGGATGCGGGATTACTGGACGACGTTCGCCGAGACCGGCGACCCGAACAGCCGACTGCGCCCCGACTGGCCGCAGTTCTCGGCCGACGGGCAGGAACAGGTTCGACTGACCGAAGACTGGATCATCGAGCAGGCCGGACCGAAGCCGGAGTGTGCCCTCTGGGAGCCGGTCTATCGACAGCAGATCGGGCTCTGA
- a CDS encoding DUF7331 family protein, which translates to MIDVSTHVNDDATDQPEPTSVPEGTATIESYETEDGVVFYDAQNPLAWVEATRPLTLEELA; encoded by the coding sequence GTGATCGATGTGTCCACCCACGTGAACGACGACGCGACGGACCAGCCCGAACCGACCAGCGTGCCCGAGGGTACCGCAACCATCGAATCCTACGAGACCGAGGACGGCGTCGTCTTCTACGACGCCCAGAATCCGCTCGCGTGGGTCGAGGCCACCCGGCCCCTCACCCTCGAGGAACTCGCCTGA
- a CDS encoding DUF7322 domain-containing protein, translated as MVFDPSDDESADHEPDPEAQFRDPDHDSLTIPSIEPPDSKPETDDEPYADSVRIPTVTTDELDAPEDLLEAFWVVVLVINGAILAASLGALYIIFEGNTNRGGLLLAIGLVLGGFAARRYREYERVAAESTGTTDADETDDAN; from the coding sequence GTGGTATTCGACCCGTCCGACGACGAGTCCGCGGATCACGAGCCGGACCCGGAAGCGCAGTTTCGGGATCCGGACCACGATTCGCTCACGATTCCCAGCATCGAGCCGCCGGATTCCAAGCCGGAGACGGACGACGAACCGTACGCGGACTCGGTCAGGATCCCGACCGTCACCACCGACGAACTCGACGCACCGGAGGACCTCCTCGAGGCGTTCTGGGTCGTCGTGCTCGTCATCAACGGCGCGATCCTCGCCGCCTCGCTGGGGGCGCTCTATATCATCTTCGAGGGGAATACGAACAGAGGCGGCTTGCTGCTCGCGATCGGGCTCGTTCTCGGCGGATTCGCCGCACGCCGCTACCGAGAGTACGAGCGCGTTGCGGCCGAATCGACGGGGACCACCGACGCCGACGAAACGGACGACGCAAACTGA
- a CDS encoding DUF7346 family protein, giving the protein MKSVQDDTGKRYLLLKHSTEASLVRDPETGNECYIQNDRLESVDGESPLETAARSVDGPILTLLTNVHDEETLGLLIELGERGPLDVRTLLDAYDFCESDLHGRLTVLSAAGLLEETEIAGERGYRLSEDCETALAVLRSNLEQPADST; this is encoded by the coding sequence ATGAAATCCGTCCAGGACGACACCGGCAAGCGCTATCTCCTTCTCAAACACTCCACCGAGGCGAGTCTCGTTCGCGACCCCGAAACCGGCAACGAGTGTTACATCCAGAACGACCGCCTCGAGAGCGTCGACGGCGAGTCGCCCCTCGAGACGGCTGCCCGAAGCGTCGACGGCCCGATACTGACGCTGCTGACCAACGTCCACGACGAGGAGACGCTCGGCCTCTTGATCGAACTCGGAGAGCGGGGACCGCTCGACGTTCGCACGCTGCTCGACGCCTACGATTTCTGCGAGAGCGACCTCCACGGCCGGCTCACCGTCCTCTCGGCGGCCGGCTTGCTCGAGGAAACCGAGATCGCTGGCGAGCGCGGCTACCGACTCTCCGAGGACTGTGAAACCGCGCTCGCGGTGCTTCGATCGAACCTCGAGCAGCCCGCTGACTCGACGTAG